In one window of Parcubacteria group bacterium CG10_big_fil_rev_8_21_14_0_10_36_14 DNA:
- a CDS encoding leucine--tRNA ligase, with protein sequence MEYQPNKIEAKWQKKWEEWGLYKAEDSSKKPKKYILVEFPYPSGDGLHVGHCRSFTALDIVSRKMRMDGNNVLYPMGWDAFGLPTENYAIKTGKHPREVTKTNTDNFRRQMKSLGFSFDWSREINTTDSAYYKWTQWIFLQFYKKGLAYKERSFINWCPSCKIGLANEEVVDGKCERCGTEALRREMEQWMLKITAYADKLIEGLKDVDYPERVKDQQINWIGKSEGAEIDFCGTVMEKEYCISVFTTRIDTIYGVSALVLAPEHSLVSKLTIDENKKQVKNYLKKVSKKSELERKSENQEKTGVSLGSWALNPFTGEKVPIWIADYVLASYGTGAVMTVPAHDSRDFEFAKRHGLDIKEVVAPVELGKGTKTLAEAYTEDGVLINSKEFNGLTSSDARIKMVSFAESKKFGRRQTNYHLRDWIFSRQHYWGEPIPILYCEKCGTVPVLEKDLPIELPEVKKYEPTETGESPLANITSWVNTKCSKCGGKARRETDTMPNWAGSSWYYLRYIDPKNDKVFADKKLLKYWLPIDIYNGGMEHTTLHLLYSRFWHKFLYDEGFLPYGMQYGEPYGKRTSHGMVLGEGGIKMSKSRGNVINPDDVVKEYGADTLRLYEMFMGPYGEAIPWDTKGVVGVKRFLEKVWNLKDGAEDSDEKLLHKTIKGITEDINNFKFNTAISKMMIFVNKAGNLSKNSFEKFLKILSPFAPHIAEELWEKLGHEKSITLEKWPAYDKDLAKDEEIQLIIQVNGKVRDKILVSAGISEDEAKEYALSSENVKKYMEGKKIKKFIFTGKLVNIVI encoded by the coding sequence ATGGAATACCAACCAAACAAAATAGAAGCTAAATGGCAGAAAAAATGGGAAGAATGGGGTTTGTATAAAGCGGAAGATAGCTCCAAAAAACCAAAAAAATATATTTTGGTAGAATTTCCATATCCATCGGGAGATGGTTTGCATGTCGGTCATTGCAGAAGCTTTACTGCGCTTGATATTGTCAGTCGAAAAATGCGTATGGACGGAAATAACGTTCTCTATCCGATGGGGTGGGACGCTTTTGGGCTTCCAACAGAAAATTATGCCATAAAAACCGGCAAGCATCCACGCGAAGTAACCAAAACAAATACAGATAATTTTCGCCGTCAGATGAAGTCCCTCGGTTTTTCTTTTGATTGGTCGCGTGAGATAAATACAACAGACTCGGCGTATTACAAATGGACACAATGGATATTTTTGCAATTTTATAAGAAGGGTTTAGCATATAAAGAAAGAAGTTTTATTAATTGGTGCCCGTCTTGCAAAATTGGGCTGGCTAATGAAGAGGTGGTTGACGGCAAGTGTGAGCGTTGCGGAACAGAAGCCCTGCGCCGTGAGATGGAGCAATGGATGTTAAAGATTACCGCCTATGCCGATAAATTAATAGAAGGATTAAAAGACGTTGATTATCCGGAAAGAGTAAAGGATCAACAGATAAATTGGATTGGGAAAAGCGAGGGCGCGGAAATTGATTTTTGTGGAACAGTCATGGAGAAAGAATATTGTATTTCTGTATTTACAACTCGCATTGATACAATTTATGGAGTGTCAGCTTTGGTTTTGGCGCCAGAGCATTCTTTGGTTTCCAAACTCACGATAGACGAAAATAAAAAGCAGGTTAAAAATTATTTAAAAAAAGTAAGCAAAAAATCCGAACTGGAAAGAAAATCTGAGAATCAAGAAAAAACAGGTGTGTCTTTGGGTTCTTGGGCGTTAAATCCTTTTACCGGCGAGAAAGTTCCGATTTGGATTGCCGATTATGTTTTGGCAAGCTATGGAACAGGCGCTGTAATGACGGTGCCGGCACACGATAGTCGTGATTTTGAATTTGCCAAGCGTCATGGGCTGGATATAAAAGAAGTGGTAGCACCGGTAGAATTGGGAAAAGGCACAAAGACACTAGCAGAAGCCTATACGGAAGATGGAGTTTTGATAAATTCTAAAGAATTTAACGGACTAACAAGTTCTGACGCGCGTATTAAAATGGTAAGCTTTGCAGAGAGTAAAAAATTTGGACGCAGACAGACCAATTATCATTTACGCGATTGGATATTTAGTCGTCAGCATTATTGGGGAGAACCGATACCTATTTTATATTGCGAAAAATGCGGAACCGTTCCTGTTCTGGAAAAAGATTTGCCGATAGAACTTCCAGAAGTTAAAAAATACGAACCGACAGAAACAGGGGAGTCTCCTTTGGCAAATATAACTTCATGGGTAAATACAAAGTGCTCAAAGTGCGGTGGTAAAGCTCGCCGTGAAACAGATACAATGCCAAATTGGGCCGGTTCCAGCTGGTACTATTTGCGATACATTGATCCAAAAAATGATAAAGTATTTGCAGATAAAAAATTATTAAAATATTGGTTGCCTATTGATATTTATAATGGCGGAATGGAGCACACTACTTTGCATCTTTTATATTCACGATTTTGGCACAAGTTTTTATATGATGAAGGGTTCTTGCCGTACGGCATGCAGTATGGCGAGCCATATGGCAAGCGAACTTCGCATGGTATGGTCTTGGGTGAAGGCGGAATAAAAATGAGCAAATCCCGCGGAAATGTTATAAATCCCGATGACGTGGTGAAAGAATACGGCGCAGATACTTTGCGCTTGTATGAAATGTTTATGGGCCCGTATGGCGAAGCAATACCATGGGATACTAAAGGTGTAGTGGGAGTTAAAAGATTTTTAGAAAAAGTATGGAATCTAAAAGATGGCGCTGAGGATAGCGATGAAAAATTATTGCATAAAACAATAAAAGGTATAACAGAAGATATCAATAATTTTAAATTTAACACCGCGATTTCTAAAATGATGATTTTTGTAAATAAAGCAGGTAATTTATCAAAAAATAGTTTCGAAAAGTTTCTTAAAATATTATCTCCTTTTGCCCCACATATTGCAGAAGAACTTTGGGAGAAATTAGGTCATGAAAAATCTATTACACTGGAAAAGTGGCCGGCTTATGATAAAGACTTGGCAAAAGATGAAGAAATACAATTGATAATTCAAGTAAATGGCAAAGTCCGCGATAAAATTTTGGTAAGTGCCGGTATTAGCGAAGATGAGGCTAAGGAATATGCGCTCTCAAGCGAAAATGTAAAAAAATATATGGAAGGGAAGAAAATAAAAAAATTTATTTTTACAGGAAAGCTGGTGAATATAGTAATATAA